The Halomonas sp. 'Soap Lake #6' genomic sequence GAGAAGGCTTGAAATGGGTGGTGTAATAAAATATCGCTTCTGGCAATAGCACTAAATAGGCTGCCGCCTTTTAATGCTTTGGGCACGTTAGGGGTAAATGGGCGATATAGTAGTTCTGGGCGGTCAACGTCGCCTAGCACCGACATCATACGGGTTAAGTTAACGGGCCCTTGTACTCGGTATAGGTCACTGTTTTCCAACTCAAATTGACGCAGTAAAAAGCTGCTTAAATCGTCGGGGCAGTTGTCTGCCACCTCAAGGCGTACGCCACTTCCGTAACGGCGAGCCAGCAGCTCGCCGCGTAGTGCCGAGGCGAGATCGGATACCTCTTCGGGATCGACTGTCATATCCGCATTCCGCGTGAGCCGGAATTGATAGCAGCCGCATACGCGCATGCCAGGGAACAGCTCCTCGGCATGCGCGTGAATCATAGAGGATAAAAACACATATTCTGAAAAGCCCTCTGCGCACAGCTCTTTGGGCAGGGCCATTAACCGAGGTAGTGAGCGTGGTGCTGGAAGGATCGCCATACCACCCGCGCGACCAAAGGCATCTTTTCCTTCTAGCTCAACGATAAAGTTAAGGCTTTTATTTACCAAACGGGGAAATGGGTGTGAGGGATCCAGGCCGATAGGACTGATGACGGGCATAATTTCGCTATCGAAGAATTCTCGTACCCAGGCTTTTTGGGCGTCGCTCCACTGATCGCGGCGACGAAAACGCAGCCCTTGACTTTCCAGGGCTGGCAGTAGTACCTCATTTAAAATTTGATACTGACGCTCAATCTGTTGATGGGCAACCTCGGATATTTCCGTCAATACTGCTTTGGGCAAGCGGCCGTCGGCGGCAGTAGTGTCGTCACCTAGCGCCAATTGGTGCTTGAGTCCTGCAACACGAATTTCAAAAAACTCATCCATGTTTGATGAGAAAATCAGCAAAAACATCAAGCGGTTAAGGATGGGGTGAGCATCATCTAGCGCTTGTTCTAACACGCGGATATTAAATTGCAGATGTGAAATTTCGCGATTGAAATAGAGCTGCGGGTCATCCAGGTCGGTTTCTAAATGCGACTCCCGTGCCTGTACACCGGTAGGCGTCCGATTAATGCGTAGTGGCAAGCTTTCCCCTTCGCCAACATATGGCTCAATAGGCGTTGATGGCATTGAGTCTGGTACTTGGTTGTCCATGGCTGCCCCGCGTAAATGGCTTATCTCAAGCATAGCGTGATAACGCTTCTTAGCAGCAGTATGCAGGGAGAAGATGACAAACAAGTGTCACTTGTTTGTCATCTTGGCAGCGTATGTATAAACAGTGGAGTGGTTGAAGGCGTTAACGCTGTAGCAAGCGTGCGGCTTCCATGGCGAAGTAGGTGAGGATGCCATCAGCGCCTGCGCGCTTAAAGCACATGAGCGACTCAAGTATGACTGCATCGGCCTCTAGCCAGCCATTATCGAATGCAGCGCGGTGCATAGCGTATTCACCGCTTACCTGGTAAGCAAAAGTAGGTACTTGCAACTCGCTTTTGACGCGACGAACCACGTCTAAGTAAGGCATGCCAGGTTTGACCATCACCATGTCAGCGCCTTCAGCGATATCCATGGCAACCTCGTGGAGTGCTTCATCGCTGTTGGCGGGGTCCATCTGGTAAGTGCGTTTGTCCGCCTTGCCCAGGTTGGTAGCGGAGCCGACAGCATCGCGGAAGGGGCCGTAATAGTGAGAAGCATACTTGGCGCTATAGGCCATGATACGTACGTTATGTAGGTGTTCCTGCTCC encodes the following:
- the ppk1 gene encoding polyphosphate kinase 1, giving the protein MDNQVPDSMPSTPIEPYVGEGESLPLRINRTPTGVQARESHLETDLDDPQLYFNREISHLQFNIRVLEQALDDAHPILNRLMFLLIFSSNMDEFFEIRVAGLKHQLALGDDTTAADGRLPKAVLTEISEVAHQQIERQYQILNEVLLPALESQGLRFRRRDQWSDAQKAWVREFFDSEIMPVISPIGLDPSHPFPRLVNKSLNFIVELEGKDAFGRAGGMAILPAPRSLPRLMALPKELCAEGFSEYVFLSSMIHAHAEELFPGMRVCGCYQFRLTRNADMTVDPEEVSDLASALRGELLARRYGSGVRLEVADNCPDDLSSFLLRQFELENSDLYRVQGPVNLTRMMSVLGDVDRPELLYRPFTPNVPKALKGGSLFSAIARSDILLHHPFQAFSPIEDLLREAARDPDVLAVKQTLYRTGADSSIVNALVEAASHGKEVTVVIELRARFDEADNLQLASRLQEAGAIVIYGIMAYKTHAKMLHIVRREKGELRYYAHLGTGNYHAKTAKLYTDYSLLTANKALCADVHKVFQQLSGMGRARKIDTLLHAPFTLHERLVEMIDREAQLARKGKRGHIIIKCNSLTEPKLIKALYRASQAGVECDLIIRGMCCLKPGIEGVSGNIRVRSIIGRFLEHTRVFHFHNDGKPETWCSSADFMSRNMFHRVETCFPLLDKKLASRVRKDLETYLVDNCQSWLLQSDGSYQLQDPGNGDAISAQETLLYAYASKS